The following coding sequences are from one Campylobacter sp. RM16187 window:
- a CDS encoding MetQ/NlpA family ABC transporter substrate-binding protein, whose amino-acid sequence MKFSKILLGALLAVTLSSADKAKTIIVGATPVPHAEILEVVKPLVEKDGFKLEIKEFNDYTIPNLATEDGDLDANFFQHLPYLNEFNKNKGTHLVKTVGVHLEPMGVYSAKIKDLSELKNGDTVAIPNDPTNESRALDVLATAGLIKLNDNPLKTPLDIVENPKNLKFSEIEAAQIPRTLSDVTIAVINTNYALNAKLNPSKDALALESKDSPYTNYVVVKAGNENAPKIKALDKAINSAEVKKFIESKYEGAILPAF is encoded by the coding sequence ATGAAATTTTCTAAAATTCTACTTGGTGCACTACTTGCAGTAACTTTAAGCTCGGCTGATAAAGCTAAGACAATCATAGTTGGCGCTACACCTGTTCCTCACGCAGAAATTCTTGAAGTGGTTAAACCTCTAGTTGAAAAAGACGGATTTAAACTTGAGATCAAAGAGTTTAACGACTACACTATCCCAAATTTGGCAACCGAAGATGGCGATCTTGACGCAAATTTCTTTCAACACCTACCATATCTAAACGAATTTAACAAAAACAAAGGCACTCATCTGGTTAAAACTGTAGGCGTTCACCTTGAGCCAATGGGAGTTTATTCGGCTAAGATAAAAGATCTAAGCGAGCTAAAAAACGGCGACACTGTAGCGATACCAAACGATCCGACAAACGAGAGCCGTGCACTGGATGTGCTTGCAACTGCAGGACTTATCAAGCTAAACGATAATCCTCTAAAAACTCCGCTTGATATCGTGGAAAATCCTAAAAATTTAAAATTTAGCGAGATCGAAGCAGCGCAAATTCCAAGAACACTAAGTGACGTAACTATCGCGGTTATCAATACAAACTACGCTTTAAACGCGAAGCTAAATCCGTCAAAAGATGCGCTTGCGCTTGAGAGCAAAGATAGCCCTTATACGAACTACGTGGTTGTAAAAGCAGGCAATGAAAACGCTCCAAAAATAAAAGCTTTAGATAAAGCTATAAATTCGGCTGAAGTGAAAAAATTTATAGAGAGTAAATACGAAGGTGCCATTCTTCCTGCGTTTTAA
- a CDS encoding methionine ABC transporter permease: protein MFGIDFSKFPDVFERILLPAINETLYMSLVSTLLAFALGLIPAVLLVLSDKDGLKPNKKLYLVLDIIVNTLRSFPFIILIIVLFPFTKMIVGTSIGTTAAIVPLTIGAAPFIARLIESALKEVDKGIIEAAKSFGASNSQIIFKIMFVEALPGIISAITLTLIVIVGFSAMAGAVGGGGLGAVAINYGYQRFRPDIMLYTVVILIIMVQIFQSIGNLLYKVTKK, encoded by the coding sequence ATGTTTGGGATAGATTTTTCTAAATTTCCCGATGTTTTTGAGCGAATTTTGCTTCCTGCGATCAACGAGACGCTTTATATGAGCTTGGTTTCCACCCTGCTTGCATTCGCGCTTGGGCTTATCCCCGCGGTGCTTTTAGTGCTTAGCGATAAAGACGGACTTAAGCCAAACAAAAAGCTGTATCTAGTGCTTGATATAATCGTAAACACGCTAAGAAGCTTTCCGTTTATCATACTCATCATCGTGCTTTTCCCGTTTACTAAGATGATAGTGGGCACAAGTATCGGCACAACGGCAGCCATCGTGCCTCTTACCATAGGTGCTGCACCCTTCATCGCAAGACTCATCGAAAGTGCGCTAAAAGAGGTTGATAAAGGCATAATCGAAGCCGCAAAAAGCTTTGGCGCGTCAAATTCGCAGATCATATTTAAGATAATGTTTGTCGAAGCACTTCCGGGCATAATATCAGCCATAACTCTTACTTTGATAGTTATCGTTGGATTTTCAGCGATGGCTGGAGCGGTCGGCGGAGGCGGTCTTGGAGCAGTTGCGATCAACTACGGATATCAGCGCTTTAGACCTGATATCATGCTTTATACGGTGGTTATCCTAATCATAATGGTTCAAATTTTTCAATCAATAGGAAATTTACTCTACAAAGTAACAAAAAAGTAG
- a CDS encoding methionine ABC transporter ATP-binding protein encodes MIEISNLIKYYGDTKVIDDVSFTVNESEIFALVGHSGAGKSTLLRCINGLESYQSGSVKVYGKEIKDISANELRHFRKDVGMIFQHFALMARKNVFDNIATPLEFWKYPKSEIQKRVSELLELVGLSNKSKSYPSELSGGQKQRVAIARALALNPKILLSDEATSALDPNTTNSILELLKKINRELKISIVIVTHEMEVVKSTAHRAILLEHGKIIGSGRIEELFLKPDEKMKEFLGEVEILPQSGVNIRLFFPKEVAQKSIITHMARTLNVDFNIVWGKLEKLNENVLGSLVINVEKEDEAKVIEYVKQSGVLWEVA; translated from the coding sequence ATGATAGAAATTTCAAATTTGATTAAATACTATGGTGATACAAAAGTCATAGACGACGTGAGTTTTACAGTAAATGAGAGCGAAATTTTCGCACTTGTAGGACATAGCGGCGCAGGCAAATCAACCCTGCTTCGCTGCATAAACGGACTTGAGAGTTATCAAAGCGGCTCCGTAAAAGTATATGGCAAAGAAATAAAAGATATCAGCGCAAATGAGCTTAGACACTTTAGAAAAGATGTCGGCATGATATTTCAGCACTTTGCGCTAATGGCTAGAAAAAACGTATTTGACAATATCGCAACACCGCTTGAGTTTTGGAAATATCCAAAAAGTGAAATTCAAAAAAGAGTAAGCGAGTTGCTCGAGCTTGTAGGGCTAAGCAACAAATCAAAAAGTTATCCAAGCGAGCTAAGCGGAGGTCAAAAGCAGCGTGTAGCTATAGCTAGAGCGCTTGCCTTAAATCCTAAAATTTTACTAAGCGATGAGGCGACATCGGCTCTTGATCCAAACACGACAAATTCTATTCTTGAGCTTTTAAAAAAAATCAATCGCGAGCTAAAAATAAGCATAGTTATAGTTACTCACGAGATGGAAGTCGTAAAATCAACCGCACATAGAGCTATCCTGCTAGAACACGGCAAAATCATAGGCTCAGGCAGGATCGAAGAGTTATTTTTAAAGCCGGATGAGAAGATGAAAGAGTTTTTAGGAGAAGTTGAGATTCTGCCTCAAAGCGGAGTAAATATCCGTCTGTTTTTTCCAAAAGAAGTAGCTCAAAAAAGCATTATCACACACATGGCAAGAACTCTAAATGTCGATTTTAACATCGTCTGGGGAAAGCTTGAAAAGTTAAACGAAAACGTCCTTGGCTCACTCGTGATAAACGTAGAAAAAGAAGATGAAGCAAAAGTGATAGAGTATGTCAAACAAAGTGGCGTTTTATGGGAGGTAGCGTGA
- a CDS encoding valine--tRNA ligase: MSFYNAKEVEEKFYKIWEERGYFEIDANKEIQRDGRKFCIMMPPPNVTGSLHIGHSLTFTLQDIITRYKRMDGYKTLWQPGLDHAGIATQNVVEKQLLAQGITKESIGREEFVKRVWQWKEKSGGMIVHQMRRLGITPAWSRQRFTMDEGLKKAVKKAFVKLYENGTIVRGNYMINWCTHDGALSDIEVEHKDNKGKLYNIRYFLKDSKDYIVVATTRPETYFGDTAVMVNPNDERYKHLVGKKVILPIINREIEIIADEHVDMEFGTGLVKVTPAHDMNDYEVGKRHNLEFITCFDETGILNEQCDKFKGLERLEARDIIVAELEKIGNIEKIEDYENQVGYCYRCKNVVEPYISKQWFVKREIADQTIADVSAGLAKFYPAHWVNSFNAWMRELRDWCISRQLWWGHQIPVFYCDECGHEWADEGEPTECKKCKSKKIHQDKDVLDTWFSSGLWPFSTLGWGNGDELKNEKWFEEDLKEFYPNNLLITGFDILFFWVARMMFQGQNALGKLPFSDIYLHALVKDEQGRKMSKSLGNVIDPLDSIEEYSADILRFTLALLAVQGRDIKLSEDKMKLVRNFTNKLYNASKYLLLNESKFEDLDKIELKTKLGIYINSRFNECVKQVRENIDAYRFNDAANALYKFLWDEFCDWGIELSKADKSSVKELGSIFKEAMRLLSPFMPFISEYLYHELSGTNLQNSGSIMISRYPEIKEQNLKIEGIFSLVIEAIVAIRRAKATIDLGNSKISKAYVKLNRSENLSEAKEYIALLSKCEQIEFTSSKIDDAVCDVSENLEVFISLEGVDMSAMISRLTAQKNKLEKEIIKLSNMLNNEKFVANAPADVIETNKAGLASAKEQFEKVEAELKKFSK; encoded by the coding sequence GTGAGTTTTTACAACGCAAAAGAGGTTGAAGAGAAATTTTATAAAATTTGGGAAGAGCGCGGATATTTCGAGATAGACGCAAACAAAGAGATCCAAAGAGACGGACGCAAATTTTGCATTATGATGCCTCCTCCAAACGTAACAGGTTCGCTTCATATCGGCCACTCCCTTACTTTTACACTTCAAGATATCATCACTCGCTATAAAAGAATGGACGGCTACAAAACGCTTTGGCAGCCGGGGCTTGATCACGCAGGAATCGCCACTCAAAACGTCGTTGAAAAGCAGCTTTTAGCTCAAGGCATAACCAAAGAGAGTATAGGACGCGAAGAGTTTGTAAAGCGCGTATGGCAATGGAAGGAAAAAAGCGGCGGTATGATAGTTCATCAGATGCGCCGCCTTGGCATAACTCCTGCTTGGAGTCGCCAGAGATTTACCATGGATGAAGGGCTTAAAAAAGCCGTTAAAAAGGCATTTGTCAAGCTTTATGAAAACGGCACGATAGTTCGCGGAAACTATATGATAAACTGGTGTACACATGATGGCGCACTTAGCGATATCGAGGTTGAGCATAAAGACAACAAAGGCAAGCTCTATAACATCAGATACTTTTTAAAAGATAGCAAAGACTATATCGTAGTAGCCACAACTCGCCCGGAAACATACTTCGGCGATACAGCCGTAATGGTAAATCCAAACGACGAGAGATACAAACATCTAGTCGGCAAAAAAGTGATTTTGCCTATCATCAACCGCGAGATAGAGATCATAGCCGACGAGCACGTAGATATGGAGTTTGGAACGGGACTTGTTAAGGTTACTCCTGCTCACGATATGAACGACTACGAGGTTGGCAAACGCCATAACTTGGAGTTTATCACCTGCTTTGATGAGACCGGAATCCTAAACGAGCAGTGCGATAAATTTAAAGGTCTTGAAAGACTTGAGGCAAGAGATATCATCGTAGCGGAGCTTGAAAAGATCGGAAATATCGAAAAGATTGAAGACTACGAAAATCAAGTAGGCTACTGCTACCGCTGTAAAAATGTCGTAGAGCCTTACATCTCAAAACAGTGGTTCGTAAAGCGCGAGATCGCCGATCAGACCATAGCCGACGTAAGCGCAGGGCTTGCTAAATTTTACCCTGCACACTGGGTAAATAGCTTTAACGCGTGGATGAGGGAGCTAAGAGACTGGTGTATATCTCGCCAACTTTGGTGGGGACATCAAATTCCCGTTTTTTACTGTGATGAGTGCGGTCATGAGTGGGCCGATGAGGGCGAACCAACCGAATGTAAAAAATGTAAAAGCAAAAAGATACATCAAGATAAAGATGTGCTTGATACGTGGTTTAGCTCCGGGCTTTGGCCGTTTAGCACGCTTGGCTGGGGAAACGGTGACGAGCTTAAAAACGAAAAATGGTTTGAAGAGGATTTAAAAGAATTTTATCCAAACAACCTACTTATAACAGGCTTTGATATACTATTTTTCTGGGTTGCAAGGATGATGTTTCAAGGGCAAAATGCGCTTGGTAAGCTTCCGTTTAGCGATATCTACCTGCACGCTTTAGTTAAAGACGAGCAAGGCAGAAAGATGAGTAAAAGCCTTGGAAACGTAATCGATCCGCTTGATAGCATCGAGGAGTATAGCGCCGATATCTTGCGTTTTACTCTGGCACTGCTTGCCGTTCAAGGACGCGATATAAAGCTTAGTGAAGACAAGATGAAGCTAGTAAGAAATTTTACAAACAAGCTTTATAATGCTAGCAAATATTTGCTACTAAACGAGAGTAAATTTGAAGATCTTGATAAGATAGAGCTTAAAACCAAGCTTGGAATTTATATAAACAGTCGCTTTAACGAGTGTGTTAAGCAGGTGCGTGAAAATATCGATGCTTACCGCTTTAATGACGCTGCAAATGCGCTTTATAAATTTCTCTGGGATGAGTTTTGCGACTGGGGAATTGAGCTTAGCAAAGCCGATAAAAGTAGCGTAAAAGAGCTTGGAAGCATATTTAAAGAGGCGATGAGGCTGCTAAGTCCGTTTATGCCGTTTATCAGCGAATACTTATATCACGAGCTAAGCGGCACAAATTTACAAAACTCAGGCTCTATAATGATTTCGCGCTATCCTGAGATAAAAGAGCAAAATTTAAAGATCGAAGGCATTTTTTCACTAGTAATCGAAGCGATAGTTGCTATAAGACGCGCAAAAGCGACTATCGATTTAGGAAATTCTAAAATCTCAAAGGCTTACGTGAAGCTAAATAGAAGCGAAAATTTAAGCGAGGCAAAAGAGTATATCGCCCTACTTTCCAAATGCGAGCAAATCGAATTTACAAGTAGCAAGATAGATGATGCGGTATGTGATGTAAGCGAAAATTTAGAGGTATTTATCTCGCTTGAAGGCGTTGATATGTCGGCGATGATAAGTAGACTTACCGCGCAAAAAAACAAGCTTGAAAAAGAGATAATAAAGCTTTCAAACATGCTTAATAACGAAAAATTTGTGGCAAATGCTCCTGCTGATGTGATAGAAACAAACAAAGCAGGTCTTGCAAGTGCAAAAGAGCAGTTTGAAAAGGTGGAAGCTGAGCTTAAAAAATTTAGTAAATAA
- a CDS encoding alpha-2-macroglobulin family protein has protein sequence MLFRSTAATLMLCLSLNAFTLTGDFRAPDDRVLIFGVKYEKKATSSLIGTMTHKKLLTCTPELEGVYEYGNNDITLYLTKPLVKGIDYNCIKDKTSSGFYSGDFVLDKFVEYSKSDYLIGFNDEVKEEEFVKNFKIYERKNLAKNDIKYKITSKTKNNFNVKLLSSGENLIFDVSNNLKSTSGINLDNNYAIPQEPTTEEMFVDNPEAKTMLLTAPKAVSLDNGKLAIRLYLKNWLDYGNFHKFVSIDGVKNFKVSEIEYTNYTEKEDIPQDHYYYIDVTSDEFKPNTEYKIRYLKGFGDRYSLLRESAEFKIKFGNLKPFLKFSDPQNAPYMSNIGEIAIESVNTSTAKVVVEKLMDQNYRYFLNFSNEDLSPLVKEVASKNYELGGTLNEISKHKIKLDFADSGDGVYLITIYYDKEKSTSKVVYLTDIGVSVKLAKDEIFLFANRLSQNAVVANADVKIYSNKNEILASGITNDEGIFKFNKKNIGEEASSAVVTIGKEQGFIILTQGKNLNENGYYPKKAPNELYSAYLHFASDIIRPSDTIKGEIIIKNALFSALSEMPVKLKIKDPQNKTILNKSVKTDRLGVINFDESVNSELSGSFKFEVIFADRILTSQNFSVESFTPQRIKNNITLNKDIYKKDELIEAKLQSNYLFGAPAGDLKGSIELNMYQKEYSNDKFKNYNFSNSEYSKIYFDQIFKDVKLDKDGKSTKIVKPLIGQKKVASVIGATLVFNINDDGKNISASKSLTIYPFETMVGIKADTDFTEVKNNVNFNFINIDPISGEEKQGIEKVIDIKRGVWNYNLDKEGVMRWNKNYESISKVSQSTNTFSYSFSQSGDYKVVVTDTISGHSSSINIYVSGWDYGSLAPTKELAKAQIKLNQKSYKKGDVMSVDVSSVLKNAMALVTLESNGVKKHKILNIQNNSANVKFDLDFDFEGLYVSALIIRVADSDILPFRAYDKVYAKAEHKERNMEVKAKAPNVVRSNSKFKMEVKADPNSEITLFAVDEGILQITNQKLKSPLDFFNKAIADSVLDFDIFDSITGFKKDGKVLSFGGDTASSLMEMRMAKFATPVDKKNVKTYIKMQTTKADASGNATFEVEVLEDFNSKINLAVLAKSESKLGFDISEINVKDDIILKPTQTAYLVKGDKINYILRVINTTNDTKEITLSLDTNLNAKLEKEKITLKPNENLKTIVVIDANSTGKSFLKFKANDGKESYSYSLNLDVVYPYPLSTYMTSFQASEKKTLTLDPEFKDIKIDASTSIKSLLGANSDKLINYPYGCSEQRSSKLLELNALVLNDENSTKSRIDAADIKRFIVAGMKDLIKMQKTDGSFGYWGELSYTNNFASIYAIDTLLELEKSGFALDKNVKSKALNWLINFGSKDNLQALYAAYVLSTQNKLEKSAANTLYDNRKFSTSLETYLMASILQNIGLKKESENALKQIGDVIYNKEKSLADNFGSRKRNTAFALLLHARHFKKNPFSEEMASYLIKNIDKMYSTQERAFTLMALRTYIKDTSSRNKFKISYDGKDILFDGLNSIDISPKKPEITVIPESGSSVYLSVRSMAYKPLEINHKFDKKGLDIMRKFVGKDGKEIDINNLKLNDVIYSKLMIKTDDYIRNGVINEQVSPCFEIINENIAPNLRTKATTNTLNVEHNVIADDRVLTFYSLSSGYVNEKDKTPFTLYTPLRVVMSGKCMLPAVITENMYDESMSDYDLAQKEFIVK, from the coding sequence ATGTTATTTAGATCTACAGCAGCTACTCTTATGCTATGTTTGAGCCTAAATGCTTTCACTCTTACGGGTGATTTTAGAGCGCCTGATGATAGAGTATTAATCTTTGGAGTAAAATACGAAAAAAAGGCTACATCGTCACTAATTGGAACGATGACGCATAAAAAACTTCTAACATGCACACCAGAACTTGAAGGAGTATACGAATACGGAAACAACGATATCACGCTTTATCTTACAAAACCACTTGTAAAAGGTATTGATTACAACTGCATTAAAGATAAAACTTCGTCCGGGTTTTACAGCGGGGATTTTGTATTAGACAAATTTGTAGAATACTCTAAAAGTGATTATCTGATAGGCTTTAATGACGAAGTTAAAGAAGAGGAATTTGTTAAAAATTTTAAAATTTACGAGAGAAAAAATCTAGCGAAAAACGATATCAAATACAAAATCACAAGCAAAACAAAGAATAACTTTAATGTAAAACTACTTAGTAGCGGAGAAAATTTGATATTTGACGTATCAAATAATCTAAAAAGCACCTCTGGAATAAATTTGGATAATAACTACGCAATACCTCAAGAGCCTACGACAGAAGAGATGTTTGTGGATAATCCAGAGGCTAAAACTATGCTTCTAACCGCCCCTAAAGCAGTTAGTTTGGATAATGGAAAATTAGCCATAAGACTATATTTAAAAAATTGGCTTGATTATGGAAATTTTCATAAATTTGTAAGTATAGACGGAGTTAAAAATTTTAAAGTTAGCGAGATTGAGTATACGAATTATACAGAGAAAGAAGATATACCGCAAGATCACTATTATTACATTGATGTCACAAGCGATGAATTTAAACCGAATACAGAATATAAAATAAGATATTTAAAAGGATTTGGAGATAGGTATTCATTACTAAGAGAGAGTGCTGAATTTAAAATCAAATTTGGAAATTTAAAACCGTTTTTAAAATTTAGCGATCCGCAAAATGCTCCATATATGTCAAATATCGGCGAGATAGCCATAGAAAGCGTCAATACAAGCACTGCAAAAGTAGTAGTAGAAAAACTAATGGATCAAAACTATAGATACTTCTTAAATTTTTCAAACGAAGACCTATCGCCTTTAGTTAAAGAGGTAGCAAGTAAAAACTATGAGCTTGGCGGGACTTTAAATGAAATTTCAAAACATAAGATCAAGCTTGACTTCGCAGATAGCGGAGATGGAGTGTATCTTATAACAATATATTACGACAAAGAAAAAAGCACATCTAAAGTAGTATATTTAACAGATATAGGCGTAAGCGTCAAACTGGCTAAAGATGAGATCTTTTTATTCGCCAATAGACTTAGTCAAAATGCTGTGGTAGCAAACGCGGATGTAAAAATTTATTCTAATAAAAACGAAATTTTAGCAAGCGGAATAACAAACGATGAGGGCATATTTAAATTTAACAAGAAAAATATCGGCGAAGAAGCTTCATCTGCTGTCGTAACCATAGGCAAAGAGCAAGGGTTTATAATCTTGACTCAGGGCAAAAATTTAAACGAAAATGGCTACTATCCAAAGAAAGCTCCAAATGAACTTTACAGCGCTTACTTACACTTTGCGAGCGATATAATTCGTCCATCAGATACAATAAAAGGAGAGATAATAATCAAAAACGCTCTATTTAGCGCTCTATCCGAAATGCCTGTAAAACTTAAAATAAAAGATCCTCAAAACAAAACAATACTCAATAAATCAGTAAAGACAGATAGGCTTGGAGTGATAAATTTTGACGAAAGTGTAAATTCAGAACTTAGCGGATCGTTTAAATTTGAAGTTATTTTCGCAGACAGAATACTAACTTCTCAAAATTTCTCAGTTGAGTCTTTCACTCCTCAACGCATAAAAAATAATATAACACTAAATAAAGATATATATAAAAAAGATGAACTAATAGAAGCCAAGCTTCAAAGCAACTATCTATTTGGTGCTCCTGCTGGTGATTTAAAAGGTAGCATAGAGCTAAATATGTATCAAAAAGAGTATTCAAACGATAAATTTAAAAATTATAATTTTAGCAATAGCGAATATTCTAAAATCTACTTTGACCAGATATTTAAAGATGTAAAGCTTGACAAAGACGGCAAGAGCACAAAGATAGTAAAACCACTTATAGGGCAAAAAAAGGTTGCAAGCGTAATTGGAGCAACCTTGGTCTTTAATATCAATGATGATGGTAAAAATATATCGGCAAGTAAAAGTCTAACTATCTATCCTTTTGAAACTATGGTGGGGATTAAGGCCGATACCGACTTTACAGAGGTTAAAAACAATGTAAATTTTAACTTCATCAACATAGATCCTATAAGTGGCGAAGAAAAACAAGGAATAGAAAAAGTAATAGATATAAAAAGAGGAGTATGGAATTACAACCTAGATAAAGAAGGTGTGATGAGATGGAATAAAAACTATGAAAGCATATCTAAAGTATCGCAATCTACAAATACATTTTCTTACAGCTTCTCTCAAAGCGGAGATTACAAAGTAGTCGTAACGGATACTATAAGCGGACATAGTTCAAGCATAAATATATATGTCAGTGGCTGGGATTACGGCTCACTTGCTCCTACAAAAGAACTGGCAAAAGCTCAAATAAAACTAAATCAAAAGAGCTATAAAAAAGGCGATGTGATGAGTGTAGATGTAAGCTCTGTACTCAAAAACGCTATGGCACTCGTTACACTTGAAAGCAACGGGGTAAAAAAACATAAAATTTTAAATATCCAAAATAACTCAGCCAATGTAAAATTTGATCTGGATTTTGACTTTGAGGGATTATATGTAAGCGCTCTCATCATAAGAGTAGCCGATAGCGATATACTTCCGTTTAGGGCATACGATAAAGTTTATGCCAAAGCAGAACATAAAGAAAGAAATATGGAAGTAAAAGCAAAGGCTCCAAATGTAGTAAGGTCAAATTCTAAATTTAAGATGGAAGTAAAAGCCGATCCTAATTCTGAGATTACATTATTTGCTGTAGATGAGGGAATTTTGCAGATAACTAATCAAAAATTAAAAAGCCCTCTTGATTTCTTTAATAAAGCAATAGCGGATTCTGTGCTTGATTTTGATATATTTGACAGTATTACCGGATTTAAAAAAGACGGTAAAGTGCTAAGCTTTGGCGGTGATACGGCTAGCTCACTAATGGAGATGAGAATGGCGAAATTTGCAACTCCAGTTGACAAGAAAAACGTAAAAACTTATATCAAAATGCAGACTACAAAAGCTGATGCTAGCGGAAATGCAACTTTTGAAGTAGAGGTTCTTGAGGACTTCAATTCCAAGATAAATCTAGCCGTTTTAGCAAAGAGCGAAAGTAAGCTTGGTTTTGATATAAGTGAAATTAACGTCAAAGATGACATTATATTAAAACCTACACAAACCGCATACTTAGTAAAAGGCGATAAGATAAATTACATCCTAAGAGTTATAAATACTACAAACGATACAAAAGAGATTACTCTTAGCTTAGATACAAATTTAAACGCAAAACTTGAAAAAGAGAAGATAACTCTAAAGCCAAACGAGAATTTAAAAACAATCGTTGTCATAGATGCAAACTCTACCGGTAAATCATTCTTAAAATTTAAAGCAAATGACGGCAAAGAAAGCTACTCATACTCATTAAATTTAGACGTAGTTTACCCATATCCGCTTAGTACATATATGACATCTTTTCAAGCAAGCGAAAAAAAGACATTAACACTAGACCCCGAATTTAAAGATATTAAAATAGATGCTTCAACCTCTATAAAAAGCCTTCTTGGAGCAAATAGCGATAAGCTTATAAACTATCCTTACGGATGCTCAGAGCAACGCTCAAGTAAGCTTTTAGAGCTTAACGCCTTAGTGCTTAACGATGAAAATAGCACAAAATCAAGAATAGATGCGGCAGATATCAAGAGATTTATAGTGGCCGGTATGAAAGATCTGATAAAAATGCAAAAAACAGATGGAAGCTTCGGATATTGGGGTGAGTTAAGCTATACTAATAATTTTGCCTCCATATACGCTATAGATACGCTTCTAGAGCTTGAAAAATCAGGATTTGCTCTTGATAAAAATGTGAAATCCAAAGCGCTTAACTGGCTCATAAATTTTGGCTCAAAAGACAATCTTCAAGCCCTATATGCAGCTTATGTATTAAGCACTCAAAACAAGCTTGAAAAATCCGCAGCCAATACTCTTTATGACAATAGGAAATTTTCAACCTCTCTTGAAACCTATCTAATGGCATCTATCCTTCAAAATATTGGCCTTAAAAAAGAGAGTGAAAATGCGCTTAAGCAAATTGGTGATGTAATTTACAATAAAGAAAAATCCCTAGCCGATAATTTTGGCTCAAGAAAGAGAAATACTGCATTTGCGCTATTACTTCACGCTAGACATTTTAAGAAAAATCCATTTAGCGAAGAGATGGCAAGCTATCTAATAAAAAATATAGACAAAATGTATTCTACTCAGGAGCGTGCATTTACTCTCATGGCTTTAAGAACCTACATAAAAGATACTTCATCTAGAAATAAATTTAAAATAAGCTACGATGGCAAAGATATTCTTTTTGACGGATTAAATAGTATCGATATATCTCCTAAAAAACCTGAAATTACAGTCATCCCCGAATCTGGATCATCTGTATATCTAAGCGTAAGAAGTATGGCATATAAACCGCTTGAGATAAATCACAAATTTGATAAAAAAGGGCTTGATATCATGAGAAAATTTGTCGGCAAAGACGGCAAAGAGATAGATATCAACAACCTTAAATTAAACGACGTGATATACTCTAAACTCATGATTAAGACAGATGACTACATAAGAAACGGCGTGATAAACGAGCAGGTAAGCCCTTGCTTTGAGATCATAAATGAAAACATAGCTCCAAATTTAAGGACAAAAGCAACTACAAATACCTTAAATGTCGAGCATAACGTGATAGCTGACGATAGAGTGCTTACGTTCTACTCTCTTAGCTCAGGATACGTAAACGAAAAGGATAAGACGCCATTTACTCTTTACACTCCGCTTCGAGTTGTGATGAGTGGTAAATGCATGCTTCCTGCTGTTATCACTGAAAATATGTATGATGAGAGCATGAGCGATTACGATTTAGCTCAAAAAGAATTTATCGTAAAATAA